CTCCACGCGGGCCAGCATGGCATCGTTTACGTCCAGGTGCGTCACGAAGCGTATCCACTGCGGCCCAAAGCTGCTGGCCCGAATGCCCTGCCGCTCCAGCGCCGCCAGAAACCCGGCGGCCGGCTGGCGGTCGTGCAGCCGGAAGATGACGAGGTTGGTTTCGGGTGCCAGTACTTCGGCCACGTAGGGCTGGGCCTGCAGCACTGCGGCCAGCCGGGCCGCCCGGCGGTGGTCGTCGGCCAGGCGTGCCACGTTGTTTTCTAACGCGTAAATGCCCGCCGCGGCCAGGTAGCCGGCCTGCCGCCACCCGCCGCCCATCACCTTGCGGATGCGCTTGCACTTCTTGATAAAGGCAGCCGAGCCTAGCAGCACCGAGCCCACCGGCGTGCCCATGCCTTTGGAAAGGCACACCGAAATCGAGTCGAACAACTGCCCGTAGTCCTCACTGCGCTGCCCAGTAGCTACCAGCGCGTTGAAAATGCGGGCCCCGTCGAGGTGCCGGGCAATGCCGTGCCGCGTGGCCACCTCGCTGATGGCCCGCAGCTCGTCGAGCGCGTAGCAGGTACCGCCGCCGCGGTTGTGCGTGTTTTCGAGGGAAACCAGGCGGGTGGTGGGGTAATGCACGTTTTCGGGCCGGATGGCCGCTTCCACCTGCGCCGCCGTCAGGCGCCCGCGCTGCCCCGGCAGCAGTGCCACCGAGGCGCCCGAGTGAAACGCAATGCCGCCCACTTCCCACAAATAAATGTGCGACGTCTGCTCGCAAATCACCTCGCTCAGCGGCTCGGTGTGGGCTTTGATGGCAATCTGGTTGGTCATGGTGCCCGAGGGGCAAAACAAGCCGGCTTCGAGGCCGAAGCGGGCGGCGGCCATTTCCTCCAGGCGGCGCACGGTGGG
This DNA window, taken from Hymenobacter sp. 5317J-9, encodes the following:
- a CDS encoding GntG family PLP-dependent aldolase translates to MTATAASLPTVDLRSDTVTRPTPAMLEAMFAAPVGDDVYDEDPTVRRLEEMAAARFGLEAGLFCPSGTMTNQIAIKAHTEPLSEVICEQTSHIYLWEVGGIAFHSGASVALLPGQRGRLTAAQVEAAIRPENVHYPTTRLVSLENTHNRGGGTCYALDELRAISEVATRHGIARHLDGARIFNALVATGQRSEDYGQLFDSISVCLSKGMGTPVGSVLLGSAAFIKKCKRIRKVMGGGWRQAGYLAAAGIYALENNVARLADDHRRAARLAAVLQAQPYVAEVLAPETNLVIFRLHDRQPAAGFLAALERQGIRASSFGPQWIRFVTHLDVNDAMLARVETALSSLGE